The Daphnia carinata strain CSIRO-1 chromosome 9, CSIRO_AGI_Dcar_HiC_V3, whole genome shotgun sequence nucleotide sequence CTTGAAAAAGATAAACGCAAATTTGCCTCTTATAGATACCCAACCAAATTGGCCGGTTGGCTATTCAAGAACGAGTAAACAAATACACTGTCGGGgataactaaatattatttgcGGAATCGGTAATAAGCCAACACCCCCGATGACAGTTCTGTGTCCACGTATCAAATGCAGTTCTTCTAGTTCTAGCACCAAGCAAAAGGTACGTTGCCATTTTACAtgatttttacatttttgttttaacttagttagaaaatttgaaatttgtttttgaaaaacatcatTTATGTTTTCATACTTTGTATtattaattcaaattttgataTTCTTATTACAAAATCCAAATCTGAACTCTCTGAACCAATTAGATTTAAAAATACTTTATAGTTTGGATTTACGTAATGAAAAATATGATGTAAAGAATATACCTCAACACAAATAATTGTCTCTGATGAAATAAGTATGTGATATAAaccatgaaataaaaaaaaaagaattattcttttttaaaattaagataAAGAGGGCGCGCTTAAGCGTTCGATTGTCGTGTTCTAGTGTGTTTTTCAGTCGTTCCGCTCATCTGCTGGTTAAACAGTAAGGATTGTATAGGTAACAAAATTTTCAGAGAACCACAGGCCACACAACCATCAACTTTTCTTAGTGTCATTTATCTAACATTTGACGCGAGAGTTAATTTCTCGAGGATAGCAGTATTACTGCACGTAACAGTTGCTTTTGTATAAGTGACAAAAAACGTGTCGAGTTCGTTTTGTGGGATGACGAGcatgtgattttttttcgttaacaTTGAAGAATTCCAGATATTGGCTTTCAGCTCGTGAGAGTTGCCGGAACATCGGTTCTATATGAGTCAGCCGACCGGCAAGTTGATTGGAGTCAAGCGAAAGCACAGTGACGAGAACCAGGTGGAGGCAAAAAAGCCTGCCATGGAGGAGGCAAAAAGAGCCAATTTCTCTGCGTTGGTCAATACAAATGGTTTGGCAAAAACATCACCAGCCGTAGGCAAACCAACTGCAGGCAATGTCAAGAAGATTGTCATCAAGTCCATGAAGGAACTCCCTCGATTGCCAGACAATTACCAGGTAACTTACCATACATGGATTACAAGTTATGCAacgattcattttgtttttcgtttggtagGATATTGCTTGGCAGAAGCTGGAAGAAGCTGTTGTCGCCATTCAGAATTCCACCTCTATTAAATCCGCCCTAGAAGACTTATATCAGGCTGTGCAAAACCTTTGCAGTCACAGTTTTGCCCCCCTTGTGTACAGCAAGTTAAAAAACTTGACAGGTttgttaaataaatttatCTACAGTTCTCAAGCACAGCATTAAAATACTATATTGCATTTGTTATTTGCAGAAGCACACGTTCAATCTAATCTAGCCCAGTTTTTGGCAGAATCCATTGATCCCTGTGTGTTCCTGAAAATGATGAATGACTGTTGGCAATCTCACTGCCAACAAATGATTCTCATTCGTGGCATATTTCTTTATCTGGATCGTAAATATGTACTTCAGAATCCAGGAGTCATGTCACTCTGGGACATGGGCTTAGACACGTTTAAGGTCTACATCATTAGCGATCCACTAGTCCAGACCAGGACGGTCGACGGCCTGCTCTTGCTCATTGATAAAGAGCGGCAAGGTGACACGGTCGAACGTTCCCTCTTGAAATCACTGTTGCGCATGCTCTCCGACCTTGGCATCTACCACGAGGCCTTTGAGACCAAGTAATTTACATATAGTATAACGCCTGAAGGTAAACGGTTGATTAATGATTCCCTTCTGCCAGGTTTTTGTCATCGACGGAACAAGTCTACAGCACCGAGGGCCAGCACCTGATGCAAGAACGCGAAGTGCCTGAATATCTCGCCCATGTCGATAAAAGATTGCACGAAGAGAACGAGAGGCTTCTTCACTATCTCGATCACTCGACCAAGTACGAAATTCATTAGTTTATTTGTCaagataaaaaacaataacaccTCATCTATTATTAATAGGAGAGCTTTGATAACGACGGTGGAGAAACAGCTGATTGGGGAACATCTGGTGCAGATCTTGCAGAAAGGATTGGACGCGCTTGTCGAAGAGAATCGCATTTCCGATCTGAAACTCATGTTCAGTTTACTGTCGCGAGTCAAGAACGGGCCGCAAGAACTCAACACGAATTTCTGCATGTACGTCAAGAAGCGCGGGCGAACCATCGTTATCGATCCCGAGAAGGACAAGACGATGGTCCAGGAGCTGCTCGACTTTAAGGAAAAGTTGGACAATATTGTCGTCACGTGTTTCGGCCGTAACGAGAAATTTGTCAATAGTCTCAAAGAGTCTTTTGAGAATTTTGTCAATCAGAGATTGAACAAGCCAGCGGAGCTTATTGGTAAAGATGGCTAAATTTCACTGTCCTATTTGTTactaatgttttctttttgattagCCAAATTCGTTGATTCAAAGTTACGATCTGGCAACAAGGAATCAACTGAGGAAGAGATGGAACGGTTACTCGATAAAATAATGGTTTTATTTCGATTCATTCATGGCAAAGATGTTTTTGAAGCCTTCTACAAAAAGgtatgaaattcaaaaagaaacttgttctattacaaatgttttgaattgttttttaaaataaggaTCTGGCCAAACGTCTATTGGTGGGCAAATCGGCCAGCGTCGATGCGGAGAAGAGCATGCTGTCCAAGTTGAAGCAAGAGTGCGGTGGCGGTTTCACTTCTAAATTAGAGGGCATGTTTAAAGATATGGAATTATCCAAGGATATCAACGTCGCCTTCAAACAGGTAAAGAATTCTGCCTAAATTCTAGTGATTTCTTAAGAACTCTTGTTTCTGTAGTATCTTGCTCATCTCAATCAACCTGAGTTGACCAACATGGATCTGACTGTGAACATCCTGACAATGGGTTATTGGCCAACGTATGCACCTAGTGAAGTCACTCTGCCTCCCGAAATGGTCCATTTTCAAGAGACTTTTAAAAAGTTTTACTTGGGTAAACATTCTGGCCGCAAACTGCAATGGCAGCCTTCACTGGGCCTGTGCGTTTTGAAAGCCTCATTCCCAATGGCTACCAAAGAGCTTCAGGTCTCTTTGTTTCAGACTTTGGTGCTTTTGTTGTTCAATGCGGCCGATGAGTTGCCATTCGAGGAGATCAAAGCCTCCACGAATATCGAGGCaagtttctttcttcaaatcatttagtttattttgaattcatttgaattttgttttgatagGATGCTGAATTAAGACGAACTTTGCAATCGCTGGCATGTGGAAAGGCTCGTGTACTTCGAAAAGTGCCAGCAGGAAAAGACATTTTGGATGGCGATAGATTCAGCTATTGCAAGGATTTTACCAACAAATTGTTCAGAATCAAAATTAATCAGATTCAATTAAAAGAAACGGTAAACAACAAGTAAAGAATGAttttaaaactttaatttatattatttttaaattagacGGAAGAGCAAAAAGCGACGGAAGAGCGAGTGTTCCAGGATCGGCAGTACCAGATCGACGCAGCTATCGTCCGTATTATGAAGATGCGCAAGACACTCACCCACAATCTACTCATAACCGAACTGTACAATCAGCTCAACTTCCCGGTCAAGGTatgaaattttaaacgttttaaattgaaattcaaatttaagcgcttttttctctttagcccgccgatttgaaaaagagaatcgAATCCCTTATCGATAGAGACTACATGGAAAGGGACAAGGACAATCCAAACCAGTACAACTATGTGGCGTGATCACCtacgaaaacaataacaagaaCTTTCCCAGCCTATTTAAATGAGTACCAGGTGTTGTGGggagcgtgaaaaaaaaaacaaataaaagagaagatgGAAATAGAAAGGAACTTgataaacgaagaaaatatttagcACTTGTGTTTCAACAGGAAACGGAAGACAGATCGAGTCATAAGTAGTTGATGACGCCATTTGTGGGTTGTATGTTTTTCCTAATAATGTTAAGGTAGAGtactaaagaaaattaataatcGGAGGTGTCTGTCTTCCGTTagcgaaagaaaaagtggGCCATCCtttacccctttttttttcgtgcccATTGAAAAAGGAGACATGTTCTATGGAATTaatagttattttttttaattattattattttttaatcggTCGCCATTCATCTCATTTATAACATCTCCCCCTACTCCTTTCCGTAAAGTACCCAtccacccacaaatccgaagcctttctaaacaaaagagaaaaaaattgcaaaaaaaaaaagaataacattttAGTCGGTGATAATACATTGAAATGCTGTTTCATTGTTTTATCCGCATTTGTTGTTACGTGTGCCGGAAGAAGTTTCAGCAATTAGGtaacattattattacttattttttgtttagattgtgtaataaaagctttttttttctttgattttgcGATTGTTGGTGTAACGCGCATAGGAAAGGAGACCTTGGAAAGTAGTCATGGTAGAATAAGGGCGGACAGGTTAATACCCGTCTCGAATGGCCCTTACGAAAACAGACAGGTGTACCTTTATTATTCCACTCTAGGATGACGTGCTTTTTCGCCATTGATgtgaatttcatttcttctaaTTTCGTAGGACTGCCAACTCATCAAAAAAGCAAGGACGTTGAATCTTTAACCAGTTTATTCATGGCATTAATCATTTTTaacatcatttaaaaattattcctCCTAGTGaacctttctctttttattttggcaaAGATCATTGCCACAAAAGTATAATACCCAAGGCTGAAATGAGAGACTTGCGCGCTCCCTGAAGGTAAATTGATTTTTGGCTTGGATTTAAGACTCATTAGCACCtgcccatttttatttttaggcgTGCTGGTAAAGATGCCtagtaatttattgttgtgtCCTCTTTCACCTTGGGTAAAATGGGATTCCCCTTTTCCCTACCACCAACTACCAAGTGTACTTAATGCCccttttttggaattttttattcagctGTTATGTCGAACGTAGCCCGAAGCGTTGGTTTTTATTtactatatattttttttttcctttaggCCAGCACGTATACACAGGTGAGTAGTAGGATGGCCCTGGCCAGATTGAACCTCAGTCGCCCGTCGGTGTCGCTGCCAGACAGGTTGATTTTGCGCTGTGTTTTAAATTGTTTATAACgcgcactaaaaaaaaaaagaaatgattgtttaattatttaaactTCTTTGTGAATAGTGAATATTTTACGGTATCAACATGGAGGAAAATGGCGAGAAAGGGATGGCCGAAGGATCggaaatcaagaaaaagggaaaagcatTGCTAATTTACGATTTAAAGCAGCGCAAGTTGATTCCGATCAAAATCCTGTTCTTTGTCGTCTTATCCAGTAAGTTTTGCTTATTCAAACTAGTTTTTTAACATTCAAATATTATAGTCTCATCGTGATTCAGCAGAAAACTATTGAGGTCATACAGTCAAAGAGGtgaacaacattttttctcAATAGGTATCGGAGTTTTGTTACCGTACATGACCATCCACATGAAATCGCTGGGCATCAGCGTCGAAGAGACCGCCCTCATTTATGGCATCTTCCCCCTATTCGCCATTTTGGCACCTTACACTATGGGAATCATAGCCGATAAGTTAGGAAATTTTAAGGTATGTCAATTTATTTCCAAGACAAAccctttttaaagaaagaaaaagggataaTGTTATGCAacttaaggggggggggggaatgattGCGCATTTCCCTTCCTTAAAAGGTGTACCTAACTTTCTAAACAAATGCGTAGACTTAAATTTTCTGAATTTGGCACGCCAACTGTTACGTAAatttaaggggaaaaaaatgttacggttatataaaaaaaaaaagatttattattgaaaaacAGGTGTTACTTTGCGTCACGATGCTGATGGCCATGGCCAACGCTCTTTTGTTCCTCGTCATTCCAACGGGCAGATTTATCGAGAAATATCCAGTCAATTTAACGATGGCGATAGGATGCGGAGAAGACGGCCGCTTGGTGTTGACAGATCTCGATTCGAAAACGTGTGGATTCCGGAATTCCGTCGATGGCAATTTATCCTTGACTGTGACCGAGTGCGGTTACATGTGCTACGATCAAATCCACCATAAAAGTCAACTGAAACAAGAAGAGGAACAAACATCTTCACTTCCAGCTGATTGGCCGTCAGCTGATCAACCTTTCAAGAAATACAGACACGGAATGTTCTTCCAGGATAAGTGGGGACTTGAAATTTCGTGTTCTGGAACTTCACCATCTCTGGCCAAAACAAACTGTAGCCTCAACCGGAACGAATCCCCGCGGATCAACGCCACGTTCAGACACGTGACCATCCGTTCAAATAATGACATCGGGGATTTCCCGATTGAACGGACGCTATTCAACGGAGTCTTTCCGTTAAGCAGTGGACTCGAGTGCAGCAACAGTTACGATCAACCGATTAAATTAGTTCAACCGTTGGTGTTCACGTTGAACGGGACGCTGAAACTCGGCGACGGTGGAGTACTGTCGCCCTGGAATTCGCCGGAAGAAAATTCGAATCAGGATCGGGTGGTTTATCGGACGTGTAGATCGCAGTGCGTCGTCCAAACGAAACGCAAGAATATTTGCAGTGACGATGCCAATGTTATCGTCTACGATCCGCAGTTAACCTTTTGGTTGTACCTGTTATTGCGATTGTTTTTCGCTATCCTACTCGGCGGATCGATGGTCCTTTTTGAAGGCGCCTGTTTGGCCGTCGTCATCCAGTACAAGGGCGATTTGGGACTACAGCGCATGTTTGGCATCTTAGGAACTATGATCTTTTGTCCCGTCTCAGGAGCTTTAATTGATTATTTCAGTATCAATCAGGACATTCCTGATTACAGGTATGAATACGTTTTTATTAGTTCAAGAAATGAtgtaattgaattattttgaaataggCCTGCATTTTACCTGTACGCCATTTTAGTGGGATCAGCCGCGTTGGGCGTGCTGACGGTCGATTTGGATTTTCGACCACCTGCCAAAGAATTGTTGAAAGATATCaaatcgattttgaaaaatttggaaCTCGTCGTGTTCTTCATGGTCATCTTCACTTCTGGTCTATTTTGGGGCTACATTGAGAGCTATCTGTTTTGGTTCCTCGAAGAAATGGGCGGCACAAAGTCCTTGATGGGTTTAACGGTCACCGTTTCTTCCTTGTTCGGTATACCTGCCCTCATCTTCTCTGACGTCATCTTCAGGAAAATTGGCCATCCCAATGTGCAAATCATTGGTTTTGCATTCTACGTCATTCGCTTAATAGGTATTTCATTTCTCTGTTAATAACATGGCAGTTTAAAAGATTATTCACACCCATTAAGGCTATTCGTACATCTACAATCCGTACATGTGTCTCATCTACGAAGCCCTTGAGGCTATCACGACGTCGTTGATGATGACGTCGGCTGTGGCCTATTCTGCGGAATTGAGCACTACCACTACACTAGCCACTATACAAGGAATGGTTGGAGGAACGTACTATGGGATTGGTAAGTTCGTTTTGTTGTGTCCTTTTCAAGTTTTCCTATTATGAAAAATATGCGATTTGTAGGTAGAGGACTTGGCAGTCTTGTGGGCGGATTTCTCATGAAATATTACGGCACTCGAGCAACATTTCGCATTCTGGGCGTGGGGGCCCTCTTTGTCGGTGTATTGTACTTTTTATTTAACGTTTCCTACATTCGCCGGCGACGTTTGAATGgagagaaaattgaaaagaaaatgccagACGAGCCCGACATTGTAGACAAGTCTGGGGGAGGAGTCGACAACGGATTGAACAATCCAGTTTTCGTACCAGATGATGATGTTCCGAAAAAAAGGAGCCATTGATTTGAACCAGACACGACATCTGACATGGGATGTCTATTTTGCaagtatttctcttttcatggccaaactaaatgttttcacattattttttttctgaatagtTTTCCGGCCAAATGGTAATTTCccgcatgttttttttttgttatatcaCGGATTTATAAACAGCCAGAATTTGTATTATCCTTTTGACAGTACGgaaattagatttttaaaattgtacaTGACATTTggtgtttaaaaaatgtttttatcttttctaaAAGTTTTAGGAATGCGGGACGTGCTTTACGAAATGGCTTTATCCTTTTACGGTAACAAAGGCTTTTCAGACAATCCTAGAATCACCAAAAACAAGGTCTAACCTGACGTCAATGTCTTGCCATTTTCATCCAAGTATCGCGTGAACCGTTTCCCCGTGAGGGTCGACAACATCATTCACGTCACGATGATGTGCGTGATTGCCTTGTAAACTACTGAAAAGTAGAACTAAGCGTAATAGTTTTCCCCACTGACGGATGAGCtagagattaaaaaaaaaaagaaattagccAAGGCCATGAATTGTTTGCTAACACAGGATGTAATTCACTCTGCTTTGTCTCTTGCGATACTTAAGACgatcatttgttttgaaacgaTTCGTCAACGTCGATCCCATCCTATGAATCAATTCCATTAGTGGCTGCGTCAGTTCATCAACAGCTCTGTCATCATgttgttaaaagaaaacgaattagTTATTCGAGATTACGAATGGCTTAGCACGAGTGGTGATGCCAAAGTGCCCAATACTAACGTTAAAGTCGTTTCACCCTTTTTCAGTGTGGAAAGCGAAACGTGTGGACTTTCTGACGGTCATAAAACTTTCCGATTCGGCATTCGATTAGTGGGTAACGGTACCATTTTCGACAAGTTCCATACTGTCGTCTATTTTTATGCTCACAACGTTGATATGCTGGGCATCGACGTTGCAGCTGTCGAGTGCAGCATTGGACTTAAAACGACTACTCAGCAATCGATCTATTTGCAAAGGAAATTCATAGAATCGCAAGTCATACAAGTGTTTAAAAGCGAGGAATTTTTAACGTACGATCACCTGTCAGACAAAGGAATTTCTCTCAAGTATCGTATTTACATGACcaataataaatacaacaTCCGGCCTGGTTTGCGGTTTGAATTGAAAGACACAACGTTTGGCCAAGAATTGTGGTCAGCTGCACAAAAGGGACACATGACTGATTGTGAATTTGTCgtgaaaaatcaaattttcctGGCACATCGTGCTGTTGTAGCTGCCCGTTGTCCCGTTTTGGCTGAACGGATGGGCAGAGACGGTGAAACGATAACGACCAATCCGGTTGCATTCAAAGCATTGCTTTACTTCCTATACACTGGTCATTTGTTACCTGGTATGAATACGTATGATCGGCAGCAATTCACCGACCTGGTGAATCAATTCCATGTCAAAACTGCAGCCGAATCCATGGCTGTCAACAATCGATCAAAAGGCATAAGTCAACTCTTTTTGGCCATTCAACCAAATTTGAAATCACGCGATCAATTAACTGTAGAAATCAGGTAGCCAACATGCAAAAATACAttttagaatttaaaataaataattttgatgATTTTATAGGGAAAATCATGGAAGAGTTTCACTTACCGGAAGAGGTCTCTGCCTTCATTACGATTACATCACAACATTTCGGGCCGGTGACGTAATTGCACCCGAAATGTTCCGGTTCGATAGGGAAGGTTTTTTTGGCGTCACGTTAACTGAAAGTCAGCATAAGAATGGACATAATTATCAGCTGACTTTTAGCAGTTTTCATCTAGTCAGTGGCTTCAAACTAGTGGCTGTTACCTACGACTTGAAAGATGGCGCCCGTTCTTCATTGCCTACACATCATTGCAACATGACAAAAATGTATGAAGAAGCCGGATGTAACGAGACTTTAAAAATATTCCGAGAAGGAATTTCATTACCTAAGAATGTCGAAAATAATTCCCCTTGTACTGTTCGCGTGAATTTTAAAGTTTACCTGGCGGAAGTGGACGAATGTTGGGGCTACCGTCTCAACGATCCCCGTCTTCCTGTTGAATTTTGGTCAGCTGTTAAACACAAGAATTTCACCGATGTAGAATTACATGTGGGTAGTCGCTCATTTTCAGCTCATCGAGCAATTCTTTCTGCCAGAAGTTCGGTGTTCGCTGCCATGTTTAAAAACATAGATATGGTAGAGTCTGACAGCTCTCATCCAAGAGAGGACGATTGCAGAGTATTAGTCATCGACATTTGTGCTgatgaagaaaatgatttagACCCGGATGCCTTTGAAGACTTTCTAGTCTTCCTGTACACAGGCAGACTGAGAACTACAGAAAGTCTTGCAGAGCTCTGGGCTGCAGCAAATAAATAT carries:
- the LOC130697907 gene encoding cullin-4A-like, with product MSQPTGKLIGVKRKHSDENQVEAKKPAMEEAKRANFSALVNTNGLAKTSPAVGKPTAGNVKKIVIKSMKELPRLPDNYQDIAWQKLEEAVVAIQNSTSIKSALEDLYQAVQNLCSHSFAPLVYSKLKNLTEAHVQSNLAQFLAESIDPCVFLKMMNDCWQSHCQQMILIRGIFLYLDRKYVLQNPGVMSLWDMGLDTFKVYIISDPLVQTRTVDGLLLLIDKERQGDTVERSLLKSLLRMLSDLGIYHEAFETKFLSSTEQVYSTEGQHLMQEREVPEYLAHVDKRLHEENERLLHYLDHSTKRALITTVEKQLIGEHLVQILQKGLDALVEENRISDLKLMFSLLSRVKNGPQELNTNFCMYVKKRGRTIVIDPEKDKTMVQELLDFKEKLDNIVVTCFGRNEKFVNSLKESFENFVNQRLNKPAELIAKFVDSKLRSGNKESTEEEMERLLDKIMVLFRFIHGKDVFEAFYKKDLAKRLLVGKSASVDAEKSMLSKLKQECGGGFTSKLEGMFKDMELSKDINVAFKQYLAHLNQPELTNMDLTVNILTMGYWPTYAPSEVTLPPEMVHFQETFKKFYLGKHSGRKLQWQPSLGLCVLKASFPMATKELQVSLFQTLVLLLFNAADELPFEEIKASTNIEDAELRRTLQSLACGKARVLRKVPAGKDILDGDRFSYCKDFTNKLFRIKINQIQLKETTEEQKATEERVFQDRQYQIDAAIVRIMKMRKTLTHNLLITELYNQLNFPVKPADLKKRIESLIDRDYMERDKDNPNQYNYVA
- the LOC130697908 gene encoding uncharacterized protein LOC130697908 gives rise to the protein MEENGEKGMAEGSEIKKKGKALLIYDLKQRKLIPIKILFFVVLSSIGVLLPYMTIHMKSLGISVEETALIYGIFPLFAILAPYTMGIIADKLGNFKVLLCVTMLMAMANALLFLVIPTGRFIEKYPVNLTMAIGCGEDGRLVLTDLDSKTCGFRNSVDGNLSLTVTECGYMCYDQIHHKSQLKQEEEQTSSLPADWPSADQPFKKYRHGMFFQDKWGLEISCSGTSPSLAKTNCSLNRNESPRINATFRHVTIRSNNDIGDFPIERTLFNGVFPLSSGLECSNSYDQPIKLVQPLVFTLNGTLKLGDGGVLSPWNSPEENSNQDRVVYRTCRSQCVVQTKRKNICSDDANVIVYDPQLTFWLYLLLRLFFAILLGGSMVLFEGACLAVVIQYKGDLGLQRMFGILGTMIFCPVSGALIDYFSINQDIPDYRPAFYLYAILVGSAALGVLTVDLDFRPPAKELLKDIKSILKNLELVVFFMVIFTSGLFWGYIESYLFWFLEEMGGTKSLMGLTVTVSSLFGIPALIFSDVIFRKIGHPNVQIIGFAFYVIRLIGYSYIYNPYMCLIYEALEAITTSLMMTSAVAYSAELSTTTTLATIQGMVGGTYYGIGRGLGSLVGGFLMKYYGTRATFRILGVGALFVGVLYFLFNVSYIRRRRLNGEKIEKKMPDEPDIVDKSGGGVDNGLNNPVFVPDDDVPKKRSH
- the LOC130697909 gene encoding uncharacterized protein LOC130697909, which translates into the protein MLLKENELVIRDYEWLSTSGDAKVPNTNVKVVSPFFSVESETCGLSDGHKTFRFGIRLVGNGTIFDKFHTVVYFYAHNVDMLGIDVAAVECSIGLKTTTQQSIYLQRKFIESQVIQVFKSEEFLTYDHLSDKGISLKYRIYMTNNKYNIRPGLRFELKDTTFGQELWSAAQKGHMTDCEFVVKNQIFLAHRAVVAARCPVLAERMGRDGETITTNPVAFKALLYFLYTGHLLPGMNTYDRQQFTDLVNQFHVKTAAESMAVNNRSKGISQLFLAIQPNLKSRDQLTVEIRENHGRVSLTGRGLCLHYDYITTFRAGDVIAPEMFRFDREGFFGVTLTESQHKNGHNYQLTFSSFHLVSGFKLVAVTYDLKDGARSSLPTHHCNMTKMYEEAGCNETLKIFREGISLPKNVENNSPCTVRVNFKVYLAEVDECWGYRLNDPRLPVEFWSAVKHKNFTDVELHVGSRSFSAHRAILSARSSVFAAMFKNIDMVESDSSHPREDDCRVLVIDICADEENDLDPDAFEDFLVFLYTGRLRTTESLAELWAAANKYDVKTLELISESAKVRFGMEELCVALMSNL